One stretch of Numenius arquata chromosome 8, bNumArq3.hap1.1, whole genome shotgun sequence DNA includes these proteins:
- the DNASE2B gene encoding deoxyribonuclease-2-beta yields MPAGSAWCHPALLLLLSSAPLWAAKISCRNEDGEAVDWFALYKLPKRAKGEIPLVGLEYMYMDSLAPQWQLGKYLINMTQGALGQTLQQLYETYESERDTIAYAIYNDEVPESDSDGWKRGHTKGFLLSDKSQGFWVIHSVPLFPPNPEDGYGYPASGESYGQTAFCVTFKYDQFIELDQQMLSYNPGIYSCSIPNIFQADLPNLQKLCAGSRLPSVPLRHLSKLQSAHGETFLHFAKSHLFIDDIYVAWMAQELKTDLLAESWQHSGQKLPSNCSLDYHVYNINLIGLPLNSTFHSINDHSKWAVSRECKDQWTCIGDLNRAAEQAWRSGGFICTQNEDIYKAFRHLIIHYESCAEASTLI; encoded by the exons ATGCCCGCGGGATCTGCGTGGTGTCACCCCGCTTTGCTGTTGCTCCTCTCCTCCGCGCCCCTGTGGGCAGCCAAGATTTCCTGCAGGAATGAAGACGGGGAGGCAGTCGACTG GTTTGCTCTTTACAAGTTGCCAAAACGTGCCAAAGGAGAGATTCCTCTGGTGGGACTGGAATACATGTACATGGACAGCCTGGCTCCCCAGTGGCAGCTCGGTAAATACCTCATCAACATGACGCAGGGTGCTCTGGGGCAAACACTGCAGCAGCTGTATGAGACGTACGAATCCGAG AGGGACACCATCGCGTATGCGATATACAACGATGAGGTCCCTGAATCAGACTCTGACGGGTGGAAAAGAGGACACACCAAAG GATTCCTGCTCTCGGACAAATCACAAGGCTTCTGGGTGATTCACAGCGTCCCCCTGTTCCCTCCCAACCCTGAGGATGGTTACGGATATCCAGCTTCTGGGGAGTCCTATGGACAGACAGCCTTCTGTGTCACCTTCAAATATGACCAGTTCATAGAACTAG ACCAACAGATGCTGAGTTATAATCCAGGAATCTACAGCTGTTCCATCCCTAACATCTTCCAAGCTGACCTCCCAAACCTGCAGAAGCTCTGCGCAGGGTCCAGGCTGCCCTCCGTCCCCTTGCGCCACCTCTCCAAGCTCCAGTCAGCTCACGGGGAAACCTTTCTCCACTTTGCAAAGTCACACTTGTTCATAGATG ATATCTACGTGGCCTGGATGGCTCAGGAGCTGAAGACCGATTTGTTGGCTGAATCCTGGCAGCATTCCGGCCAAAAGCTTCCCTCAAATTGCTCTCTCGACTACCACGTCTACAACATAAACCTAATAGGCTTGCCATTGAATTCCACCTTTCATTCCATTAACGATCATTCCAAATGGGCTGTTTCAAGGGAATGCAAAGATCAGTGGACCTGCATTGGAGACTTAAACCGTGCTGCCGAGCAAGCTTGGAGAAGTGGTGGGTTCATCTGCACACAGAACGAAGACATCTACAAAGCCTTCAGGCATTTGATAATCCACTACGAAAGTTGTGCTGAGGCTTCCACACTGATATAA
- the LOC141467815 gene encoding uricase-like, whose translation MFHQLGITQASTKFLYNCHVFSLQIKDIEVLNCEYGKNTIKFLRLHREGKKHFVKEVEVCTHLRLTSAHEYLDGNNSFVIPTDTIKNIVLVLAKKNGIPTLEQFAIDICKHFMTTFCQVAFVKTYVQEVPWQRLHENGVPHIHSFICVPDGIRFCEVEQCRNGPLVVFSGIKDLKLMKTTQSGFEGFYKNEHTTLPERNDRILCGELFCKWSYGECKDFDFDCIWNKIRECILEAFAGPPDCGEYSPSYQKTVNTIQMCILSKVPQVQIIETALNNTFYNVVDMKNLGLTNDKEVLVPVETPYGSCACTLGRKKFLEAQGHVLKDERQSQFGLAAAQGN comes from the exons ATGTTTCATCAACTGGGCATAACTCAGGCTTCCACTAAGTTCCTTTACAACTGTCATGTATTTTCTCTGCAGATCAAGGATATAGAAGTCCTCAACTGCGAATATGGCAAGAACACAATTAAGTTCCTTCGCCTTCATAGAGAAGGGAAGAAGCACTTCGTTAAAGAAGTGGAAGTGTGCACGCATCTCCGGCTGACTTCTGCTCATGAGTACCTGGACGGAAACAACTCTTTTGTGATACCTACAGATACCATAAAGAACATTGTCCTTGTGTTGGCCAAAAAAAATGGG ATCCCAACTTTAGAACAATTTGCTATAGATATCTGCAAACACTTCATGACAACATTTTGCCAAGTGGCGTTCGTCAAAACCTACGTTCAAGAAGTACCATGGCAACGTCTACATGAG AATGGTGTTCCCCACATCCACTCATTCATATGTGTTCCTGATGGGATCCGCTTCTGTGAAGTTGAGCAGTGCCGAAACG GTCCTCTGGTTGTTTTTTCTGGAATTAAAGATCTGAAACTTATGAAGACAACCCAGTCTGGATTTGAAGGCTTCTATAAGAATGAGCACACCACACTTCCTGAAAGGAATGACAGGATTTTATGTGGAGAGCTCTTCTGCAAATGGTCATATGGCGAATGCAAGGATTTTGACTTTGACTGCATATG GAACAAAATCCGTGAATGCATACTTGAAGCCTTTGCTGGGCCACCTGACTGTGGGGAATATTCACCCTCTTACCAGAAAACTGTCAACACTATCCAGATGTGCATCCTTTCCAAAGTGCCACAG GTACAGATCATAGAAACTGCCTTGAACAACACTTTTTATAATGTTGTAGACATGAAGAATCTAGGCCTGACCAACGACAAAGAA GTTCTGGTTCCAGTGGAAACTCCCTACGGCTCCTGCGCTTGCACACTCGGCAGGAAGAAGTTCTTAGAAGCACAAGGCCATGTGCTAAAAGATGAGAGGCAAAGTCAGTTTGGACTGGCAGCTGCCCAGGGAAACTAA